A window of the Maniola hyperantus chromosome 16, iAphHyp1.2, whole genome shotgun sequence genome harbors these coding sequences:
- the LOC117989813 gene encoding RUN domain-containing protein 1-like produces the protein MDATLCDYEEGEIPIWQEPRCEPLGAPKETLCDEIPSEQLSGDRIHALEEEQEILSSSVFSLTSHLAQVEFRLRQILKAPPEEKDAMLHALEQFTSRGVDSRGDPQGSAGEPSCTECAELERKIRSQRARQSHFIERLKAQLKELEHYAAGTSSNDDSKHRSLIDHLKREIDRSLEEGCHQPLTTEELRHQIDCAVKQYAERQLSKEEIISKLQAHIDDMQKFIKLMKTEDVNSNIKAKPREAKKVGKSESFEKNFNRNKVNDELKAETINLMRKASALIQIFTVSQFGCSPSQKKKFDRKSSTIVTHWGNLRAKLEMSIDSVLHIVSRDRSHTVPDSYDSESEEGGIVIDNAPLTTAVRRHLATNLRDLLHHGLVSPESTSLVPMIGCFPVRRSSMSRSLHIWELILRYYELNDGDKFNSTPARKLSQSFNLDIVGGTAITNKQSLLSAIGSILASHTPYKRSYDAHFKAFVCAALNVHKLVIWFNIMLKCRSLIDSHYSSTSYVVNTGFQDALQSLDRLTPYNFDLPVDLAVKQFQNIKDVFM, from the coding sequence ATGGACGCGACCTTGTGTGATTATGAAGAAGGTGAGATTCCTATATGGCAAGAGCCAAGATGCGAGCCTTTGGGGGCACCGAAGGAAACGCTATGCGACGAAATACCTTCAGAACAACTCTCGGGTGATAGGATACACGCATTGGAAGAGGAACAGGAGATACTATCGTCATCTGTGTTTTCTTTGACGTCACATTTAGCGCAGGTAGAGTTTCGTTTACGACAGATTTTGAAGGCCCCACCGGAAGAGAAGGATGCCATGTTACATGCTTTGGAGCAGTTTACTTCCCGAGGAGTAGATTCGAGAGGGGATCCACAAGGAAGTGCAGGGGAACCGTCGTGTACTGAATGCGCTGAGTTGGAAAGAAAGATTCGCAGCCAGCGAGCTAGACAATCACATTTTATCGAAAGGTTAAAAGCCCAGTTAAAAGAGCTCGAACATTATGCCGCTGGTACATCCTCTAATGATGATAGTAAACATAGATCGCTTATTGACCACCTGAAAAGAGAAATAGATCGCAGTTTAGAGGAAGGATGCCATCAACCACTTACCACGGAAGAGCTGCGGCACCAAATAGACTGTGCTGTCAAACAGTATGCCGAAAGACAGCTCTCCAAAGAGGAAATTATAAGCAAACTCCAAGCTCATATAGATGACATGCAGAAATTCATAAAACTCATGAAAACCGAAGATGTCAACAGTAACATAAAAGCGAAGCCAAGAGAAGCAAAAAAAGTTGGAAAATCTGAGTCGTTCGAAAAGAATTTCAATCGCAACAAAGTCAACGATGAGCTTAAAGCTGAGACAATTAATTTAATGCGTAAAGCATCAGCTTTAATCCAAATATTCACTGTATCCCAATTTGGTTGCTCCCCAAGCCAGAAAAAAAAGTTTGATAGAAAATCGTCCACTATTGTTACTCATTGGGGAAATCTAAGAGCTAAATTAGAGATGTCAATAGACTCTGTACTCCATATAGTGTCTAGGGATAGATCTCATACAGTACCTGACAGTTATGACAGTGAATCCGAAGAAGGTGGTATTGTAATTGATAATGCACCTCTCACAACCGCTGTAAGAAGACACCTCGCTACAAACTTAAGGGATTTACTTCATCATGGGTTGGTGAGCCCTGAGTCTACATCCCTAGTACCTATGATTGGTTGCTTCCCAGTTAGAAGGTCGTCAATGTCACGCTCGTTACACATATGGGAGCTAATTTTACGTTATTATGAACTCAATGACGGTGACAAGTTCAATTCAACTCCAGCAAGGAAACTCAGTCAAAGTTTCAACTTGGATATCGTAGGGGGTACAGCGATTACTAATAAACAGAGTTTACTAAGTGCTATAGGCAGTATTTTAGCTTCGCACACCCCTTATAAGAGAAGCTACGATGCACACTTCAAGGCATTTGTATGTGCTGCACTAAATGTACATAAACTTGTCATTTGGttcaatattatgttgaaaTGTAGATCATTAATTGATTCCCATTATTCGTCTACAAGTTACGTTGTTAACACTGGGTTTCAGGATGCTCTACAGAGCCTCGATCGTTTGACTCCGTACAATTTCGATCTGCCCGTTGATCTTGCTGTGAAACAGTTTCAGAATATCAAagatgtatttatgtag
- the LOC117989798 gene encoding aquaporin AQPAe.a-like — MAIFCLDEIKDYKTILKQLFAEFLGTFLYLSICLLAGTNIGPNIEVIALANGLLVASVVQIIGQISGGHINPAVTIGVLARGHIKLLKAVLYIIAQVLGSLLGAFVAYAVTHSNLRQDLGATIPHKDLRADQVFGLEFIMTFILVSVVLSVLDTRRCDRGLGSGPLAIGLSITACQVSAFLYTGSLNPIRSLGPAVVMNIWTKHWVYWLGPILGGVAAGLTYRFILANRHHQRRDENQAQQRSDFE; from the coding sequence ATGGCGATATTTTGTCTGGACGAAATAAAAGACTACAAAACAATTCTGAAACAACTCTTCGCCGAATTCCTGGGCACATTCTTGTATTTATCAATATGTTTGCTGGCCGGGACCAACATTGGACCGAACATTGAAGTGATAGCGTTGGCAAATGGTCTCCTAGTTGCTTCAGTTGTCCAAATCATTGGACAAATATCTGGAGGGCATATCAACCCGGCTGTGACTATTGGTGTTTTAGCACGTGGACATATTAAATTGCTCAAGGCAGTTCTCTATATAATTGCCCAAGTCCTTGGCAGTCTGCTTGGAGCATTCGTGGCATATGCAGTCACTCATTCCAACTTAAGACAAGACCTTGGAGCAACTATACCCCATAAAGATTTGAGAGCAGACCAAGTTTTTGGACTTGAATTTATTATGACGTTTATATTAGTTTCTGTTGTTTTAAGTGTTTTAGATACTAGAAGATGTGATAGAGGACTTGGTTCTGGTCCACTCGCGATTGGTTTGAGTATAACTGCTTGCCAAGTTTCTGCATTTTTGTACACTGGATCATTAAATCCGATACGATCTTTGGGACCAGCGGTTGTCATGAATATTTGGACCAAACATTGGGTGTATTGGCTTGGACCAATTCTTGGAGGCGTCGCTGCTGGCTTAACTTACAGATTCATTTTGGCCAATCGTCACCACCAGAGACGTGATGAAAATCAAGCGCAGCAGAGGtctgattttgaataa